The Pseudanabaena yagii GIHE-NHR1 genome segment AGTTATTAGCTTTAGCATTAGAAGAATTAGATATAGCGAAACTTTTACTTGAAAGAGTACATTATCGTACCAGTATTTCCCGTTCTTATTACTCCATGTATTATGCTACCCAAGCACTATTTTTATCTCAAAATATAGATGTATCGACCCATAAAGGACTGATTCGCCTATTTAGTCTACATTTTGTAAAAACAGGACAATTCTCTTCAGAGTGGTCAAATACTTTAAAGGCAGCCTATGATCTTAGACAATTGAGTGACTACGATATAGAGTTTACTGGAACATTAGCTGAAGCAGAAATGCTTTTAGAGAAAGCAACAGCTTTTATTAAAGAAGTTGAACAAATATTGAGGGAAAAAT includes the following:
- a CDS encoding HEPN domain-containing protein, whose protein sequence is MNEFKKLLALALEELDIAKLLLERVHYRTSISRSYYSMYYATQALFLSQNIDVSTHKGLIRLFSLHFVKTGQFSSEWSNTLKAAYDLRQLSDYDIEFTGTLAEAEMLLEKATAFIKEVEQILREK